A stretch of the Streptomyces ortus genome encodes the following:
- a CDS encoding MarR family winged helix-turn-helix transcriptional regulator: MSRSGADLALLLLAGFRTLADRATVELAARGYEDVRPVHDFALHSILSGADNASELARRMSVTKQAAAKTIAALEEREYVVREPDAADRRLMRLRVTEHGLSMLRQGEAIFDEMRAQWEEQVRGVAGTASLAAVEETLRVLVGENAIRLDSPGWIARDLGT, from the coding sequence ATGTCCAGATCAGGCGCCGACCTGGCGCTGCTCCTGCTCGCCGGTTTCCGCACCCTGGCGGACCGGGCCACCGTCGAGCTCGCCGCCCGCGGGTACGAGGACGTCCGGCCCGTGCACGACTTCGCCCTCCACTCGATCCTGTCCGGCGCGGACAACGCCTCCGAACTCGCCCGCAGGATGTCGGTCACGAAACAGGCCGCCGCCAAGACGATCGCGGCGCTGGAGGAGCGGGAGTACGTCGTACGGGAACCCGACGCGGCCGACCGCCGGCTGATGCGGCTCCGTGTCACCGAGCACGGGCTCTCCATGCTGCGGCAGGGCGAGGCGATCTTCGACGAGATGCGCGCGCAGTGGGAGGAGCAGGTGAGGGGTGTGGCGGGCACCGCCTCGCTCGCTGCGGTCGAGGAGACCCTTCGCGTCCTGGTCGGGGAGAATGCGATCCGCCTCGATTCACCGGGCTGGATCGCACGCGACCTGGGCACGTAG
- a CDS encoding alpha/beta hydrolase, translated as MTSPSTTTVPSGATLPGLTHHLADINGTRLHYVSAGTTGSPVLLVHGWPETWWAFRKLIPLLAPSHRVIALDLRGFGDSGNAADAAYGEAVTAEDLHRLVEHVGAGPVHLVCQDISGGTGFRFAATHPEDVLSFTGIETTLAGYGLEALADVNGSGSWHVGFLGAPGVPGMLLPGHEREFLADWAFPLMNGTEGAVTEDDIDEFVRTYARPHAWRGTEGLYRSVFADAGALRALAESRPLAVPVLTVEGAGHPFTENTFRQVSAGEITAVHLEGVGHLVAQEAPEALAAALLEFTGRIDARA; from the coding sequence ATGACCTCGCCCTCGACCACGACCGTGCCCTCCGGTGCGACACTGCCCGGCCTGACCCACCACCTCGCGGACATCAACGGCACGCGACTGCACTACGTGTCCGCGGGCACCACCGGCTCCCCGGTCCTCCTGGTGCACGGCTGGCCGGAGACCTGGTGGGCGTTCCGCAAACTGATACCGCTGCTCGCGCCCTCCCACCGGGTCATCGCCCTCGACCTCCGCGGCTTCGGGGACTCCGGCAACGCGGCCGACGCCGCATACGGCGAGGCGGTCACCGCGGAGGACCTGCACCGGCTCGTCGAGCACGTCGGCGCGGGTCCCGTGCACCTGGTCTGCCAGGACATCAGCGGCGGCACCGGTTTCCGCTTCGCGGCGACGCACCCCGAGGACGTCCTGAGCTTCACCGGGATCGAGACGACCCTGGCGGGGTACGGACTCGAAGCCCTCGCCGACGTGAACGGCTCCGGTTCCTGGCACGTCGGGTTCCTCGGCGCGCCGGGTGTCCCCGGGATGCTCCTGCCCGGCCATGAGCGGGAGTTCCTGGCCGACTGGGCCTTCCCGCTGATGAACGGGACGGAGGGCGCCGTCACCGAGGACGACATCGACGAATTCGTACGCACCTATGCGCGCCCGCATGCCTGGCGGGGCACGGAGGGTCTCTACCGGTCGGTCTTCGCCGACGCCGGCGCGCTCAGGGCCCTGGCCGAGTCACGTCCGCTGGCCGTCCCGGTGCTCACCGTGGAGGGGGCCGGCCATCCCTTCACCGAGAACACCTTCCGCCAGGTGAGCGCCGGTGAGATCACCGCGGTGCACCTCGAAGGGGTGGGCCACCTCGTCGCGCAGGAGGCCCCCGAGGCGCTCGCGGCGGCACTGCTGGAGTTCACCGGGCGGATCGACGCCCGGGCGTAG
- a CDS encoding sensor histidine kinase, protein MRRPRLPSPRSLRGRLVLIAGLLATSAVLLCQFAGLTVLRGWLTDQVDDRLGHFRPPDRVYSDIAADRAMPPPDPDSALPSDYRVYFYDEDGSLLHDSLGGGAAPGPLLPRRAAELRLPVGRPTTVRSEDGSSGSGWRVISYRGPDRMRTVVALPLDTVDGATAKLLWLSLGLGLAVAVGVVALGNGAVRLGLRPLTRVERTAQHITEGALELNVPVADPDTEVGRLGLALNTMLDRLRTALHRKEASERQLRHFMADAGHELRTPLTAIQGFAELLLDEPGMSGRRRREAHALIAHNADRMSRLVDDLFLLATLGDTPAAHREPVDLLSLAADAIATTAIRHPRRPITLEPLATHPADPGRGLDIVETPGDPHQLAQVVGNLLSNACTHTEDDSPVHVRVGTGRVPDGVRPGSGRPLRPGAPVCVVEVADNGPGIRPDEAARVFDRFYRATPLGRPAVAGPDADLDTGVCADRGTGPDTGPPAGSEPGSGLGLAIAAAIAAAHGGRLELDNRPGVGCTFRLLLPDTTTAPNDDTDEPGEPDEPDERYESYESYERDVPERRQDHR, encoded by the coding sequence ATGAGGCGCCCGCGCCTCCCGAGCCCGCGCTCGCTGCGCGGCCGGCTCGTCCTGATCGCGGGGCTGCTGGCCACCAGCGCCGTCCTGCTGTGCCAGTTCGCCGGGCTGACCGTCCTGCGCGGCTGGCTCACCGACCAGGTCGACGACCGGCTCGGCCATTTCCGGCCCCCCGACCGGGTGTACTCGGACATCGCCGCGGACCGGGCGATGCCGCCGCCGGACCCGGACAGCGCGCTGCCCTCGGACTACCGCGTGTACTTCTACGACGAGGACGGCAGCCTGCTGCACGACTCCCTGGGCGGTGGCGCCGCCCCGGGCCCGCTGCTGCCGCGGCGGGCGGCCGAGCTGCGCCTGCCCGTCGGGCGGCCGACGACGGTCCGGTCCGAGGACGGCTCCTCCGGGTCCGGCTGGCGGGTGATCTCCTATAGGGGGCCCGACCGGATGCGTACCGTCGTCGCCCTGCCGCTGGACACCGTGGACGGCGCCACCGCCAAACTGCTCTGGCTCAGCCTCGGGCTCGGTCTCGCCGTGGCCGTCGGCGTCGTCGCCCTGGGCAACGGCGCCGTCCGGCTGGGGCTGCGCCCGCTCACCCGTGTCGAGCGCACCGCCCAGCACATCACCGAGGGCGCCCTGGAACTCAACGTCCCCGTGGCGGACCCCGACACCGAGGTGGGCAGGCTCGGCCTGGCCCTCAACACCATGCTGGACCGTCTCCGTACGGCCCTGCACCGCAAGGAGGCCTCCGAACGGCAGTTGCGCCACTTCATGGCGGACGCCGGGCACGAGTTGCGTACGCCGCTGACCGCGATCCAGGGTTTCGCCGAGCTGCTGCTCGACGAACCCGGCATGTCCGGCCGGCGACGAAGGGAGGCGCACGCCCTGATCGCCCACAACGCCGACCGGATGAGCCGCCTCGTCGACGACCTCTTCCTCCTCGCCACGCTCGGCGACACACCCGCCGCGCACCGGGAGCCCGTCGACCTCCTGTCCCTGGCGGCCGACGCCATCGCCACCACCGCGATACGCCATCCGCGGCGGCCCATCACCCTGGAACCACTCGCGACGCACCCCGCCGACCCCGGACGCGGCCTGGACATCGTCGAAACCCCGGGCGACCCCCACCAGCTCGCCCAGGTGGTGGGAAACCTGCTGTCCAACGCCTGCACGCACACCGAGGACGACAGCCCGGTCCATGTGAGAGTCGGAACCGGCCGGGTGCCCGACGGGGTGCGGCCGGGCAGTGGCCGGCCGCTGCGGCCGGGCGCACCCGTGTGTGTCGTCGAGGTCGCCGACAACGGTCCCGGGATCAGGCCCGACGAGGCCGCCCGGGTCTTCGACCGCTTCTACCGCGCGACACCCCTCGGCCGCCCGGCCGTGGCGGGTCCCGACGCGGACCTCGACACCGGCGTCTGCGCGGACCGCGGCACGGGCCCCGACACCGGCCCCCCTGCCGGCTCCGAACCCGGCAGCGGCCTGGGACTCGCCATCGCGGCGGCCATCGCCGCCGCGCACGGCGGACGCCTGGAACTCGACAACCGCCCCGGCGTCGGCTGCACCTTCCGCCTGCTCCTGCCCGACACGACGACCGCGCCGAACGACGACACGGACGAACCCGGTGAGCCCGACGAGCCCGACGAGCGCTACGAAAGCTACGAAAGCTACGAACGCGACGTGCCCGAACGCCGTCAGGACCACAGGTAA
- a CDS encoding response regulator transcription factor has product MDPPIHPRTPAAGHTVLVVEDDASIRTLLTSALSAAGYAVASAASGQEAMYQAGSRRPGLIVLDVMLPDTDGFRLTRDLRAQGVYTPVLFLTARTGVEDRIIGLSSGGDDYVTKPFHVQEVLLRVRAILRRSTAPASTTGTHPPLRYADLSLDENTREVRRADRPLKLSPTEFRLLACLLAHPERVLEKPEILQQVWRYDFSGDTRIVDTYVKNLRRKIDRDAPPLIHTVRGVGYCLRLPRDETNPATR; this is encoded by the coding sequence ATCGACCCGCCCATCCACCCGCGCACGCCCGCCGCCGGACACACCGTCCTGGTCGTGGAGGACGACGCCAGCATCCGTACCCTGCTCACCTCCGCGCTCAGTGCGGCGGGGTACGCCGTGGCGAGCGCGGCCAGCGGGCAGGAGGCCATGTACCAGGCCGGCAGCCGGCGGCCCGGTCTGATCGTCCTCGACGTGATGCTGCCCGACACCGACGGCTTCCGGCTCACCCGTGACCTGCGCGCCCAGGGCGTCTACACACCGGTGCTGTTCCTCACCGCGCGGACCGGTGTCGAGGACCGCATCATCGGTCTGAGCTCCGGCGGCGACGACTACGTCACCAAGCCCTTCCACGTCCAGGAGGTGCTGCTGCGCGTCCGCGCCATCCTGCGCCGCAGCACCGCGCCCGCCTCCACCACCGGCACCCACCCGCCCCTGCGCTACGCCGATCTCAGCCTGGACGAGAACACCCGTGAAGTACGACGCGCGGACCGGCCGCTGAAGCTCTCGCCGACCGAGTTCCGGCTGCTGGCCTGTCTGCTGGCGCATCCCGAGCGGGTGCTGGAGAAGCCGGAGATCCTTCAGCAGGTCTGGCGCTACGACTTCTCCGGGGACACCCGGATCGTCGACACCTACGTCAAGAATCTGCGCCGCAAGATCGACCGCGACGCGCCGCCGCTCATCCACACGGTGCGCGGGGTCGGCTACTGCCTGCGGCTGCCGCGCGACGAGACGAACCCGGCCACCCGATGA
- a CDS encoding CotH kinase family protein has product MSGGTGARRARRLRDRLPVRLRHHWKPAAALGVGLATMVYVLGDARISPYVTSSSRVEADAITDDVRGTVDLYDTTVSHSVQLTYRQTEFTKMMKEFEEDGTKEYIEADLVIDGVYLNDVGIRLKGNSTLSSLRGDSGNRGGPGGGRDLPDAAQGAPAGAAGKTGGAGGEGGGGAGGGGGGRGGVTQFDLSAEKPEELPLLVKIDEYVEGRAYQGEREISLRPGSNGQVPLNEALSLSLTDRSGQKAERYAFTELKVNNRPAATRLMVEAPDTDYADDIADGNGVLYKARAGSSFDYLGDDPSAYESSFRQLNKKGSQDLEPLMKLIKWVDGASDKEFARDLDKYVDVGSFAAYVASQNLLLNFDDMAGPGKNYLLRYDLDSKKFTVLGWDYNLTFSGDAASGPDDSIGMGGGMGGGGMPEGIPEGMPSGMPEGMPEGMPEGMPGQEDGAGGNGGGGAGGRGGGMSGHVLKTKFLDADAFDTVYKKAYRELYEKFYGSGAAAKELKAIAEQARSAGAGSKELDTAVATLTTTVTDRTEALAKDKAVTG; this is encoded by the coding sequence ATGAGCGGCGGGACCGGCGCGCGGCGCGCGCGGCGGTTGAGGGACCGGCTGCCCGTACGGCTGCGCCATCACTGGAAGCCGGCCGCCGCGCTGGGCGTCGGGCTCGCCACCATGGTCTATGTCCTCGGCGACGCACGGATCTCCCCGTACGTCACGTCGTCCTCGCGGGTCGAGGCCGACGCCATCACCGACGACGTACGGGGGACGGTGGACCTGTACGACACGACGGTTTCGCACTCGGTGCAACTCACCTACCGGCAGACCGAGTTCACGAAAATGATGAAGGAGTTCGAGGAGGACGGCACCAAGGAGTACATCGAGGCCGACCTCGTGATCGACGGCGTCTACCTCAACGATGTGGGGATCCGCCTGAAAGGCAACTCCACCCTCTCGTCCCTGCGCGGTGACAGCGGAAACAGGGGCGGGCCCGGTGGCGGCCGGGACCTGCCCGATGCCGCGCAGGGCGCTCCGGCCGGCGCCGCCGGGAAAACCGGCGGCGCCGGTGGTGAAGGTGGTGGTGGCGCCGGTGGTGGTGGCGGTGGCCGTGGCGGCGTGACGCAGTTCGACCTTTCCGCGGAGAAGCCCGAGGAGCTGCCCCTGCTCGTCAAGATCGACGAGTACGTCGAGGGGCGGGCCTACCAGGGCGAGCGGGAGATCTCGCTGCGTCCCGGCAGCAACGGCCAGGTCCCGCTGAACGAGGCGCTGTCACTGTCGCTGACCGACAGGAGCGGGCAGAAGGCCGAGCGGTACGCCTTCACCGAGCTGAAGGTGAACAACCGGCCCGCTGCCACCCGCCTCATGGTCGAGGCACCCGACACCGACTACGCCGACGACATCGCCGACGGCAACGGGGTGCTCTACAAGGCCCGGGCGGGCAGCAGCTTCGACTATCTCGGCGACGACCCGAGCGCGTACGAGAGCTCGTTCAGGCAGCTCAACAAGAAGGGCAGCCAGGACCTCGAACCGCTGATGAAGCTGATCAAGTGGGTCGACGGCGCCTCGGACAAGGAGTTCGCCCGGGACCTCGACAAGTACGTCGACGTCGGCTCCTTCGCCGCGTACGTCGCCTCGCAGAACCTGCTGCTGAACTTCGACGACATGGCGGGGCCCGGCAAGAACTACCTGCTCCGGTACGACCTGGACAGCAAGAAGTTCACCGTCCTCGGCTGGGACTACAACCTCACCTTCAGCGGGGACGCGGCATCCGGGCCGGACGACTCGATCGGCATGGGCGGCGGCATGGGTGGCGGCGGTATGCCCGAGGGGATACCGGAAGGCATGCCCAGCGGTATGCCGGAAGGGATGCCCGAGGGGATGCCGGAAGGCATGCCCGGTCAGGAGGACGGTGCGGGCGGGAACGGCGGCGGGGGCGCGGGCGGCAGGGGCGGCGGCATGTCCGGACACGTCCTGAAGACCAAGTTCCTGGACGCCGACGCCTTCGACACCGTCTACAAGAAGGCGTACCGGGAGCTGTACGAGAAGTTCTACGGCTCCGGCGCGGCGGCGAAGGAGCTGAAGGCCATCGCGGAACAGGCCCGCTCCGCGGGAGCCGGCTCCAAGGAACTGGACACCGCCGTGGCCACGCTCACGACCACGGTCACCGACCGCACCGAGGCCCTGGCCAAGGACAAGGCGGTGACCGGCTGA
- a CDS encoding DUF4956 domain-containing protein, whose protein sequence is MNFELQELSGTFSVADVVAAMALSFILSTLIGYVYRYTHRNVSYSQSYVQTLVIVGMIVALIMLVVGSNLARAFSLVGALSVVRFRNAVKETRDVGFIFLAMAIGMACGARFYTLAAVGAVVICTVILVMFKFNWFALNVQRQVVKVQVPAGEDYTPQIRDVLIKYTSEFELVSTETIRGGALSEIFYTVRLKKGAEPGDLVAALQERTSGQRVTVLTGYDTTDL, encoded by the coding sequence GTGAATTTCGAACTGCAGGAACTCAGCGGTACGTTCAGCGTGGCCGACGTCGTGGCGGCGATGGCGCTCTCGTTCATCCTGTCCACGTTGATCGGTTACGTGTACCGGTACACGCACCGCAACGTCTCCTACAGCCAGTCGTACGTACAGACCCTGGTCATCGTGGGCATGATCGTCGCCCTGATCATGCTGGTCGTCGGATCGAACCTGGCCCGCGCGTTCTCCCTGGTGGGCGCCCTGTCCGTGGTCCGCTTCCGCAACGCGGTCAAGGAGACCAGGGACGTCGGCTTCATCTTCCTCGCCATGGCCATCGGCATGGCCTGCGGAGCCCGCTTCTACACCCTGGCCGCGGTCGGCGCCGTCGTGATCTGCACCGTCATCCTGGTGATGTTCAAGTTCAACTGGTTCGCCCTGAACGTGCAGCGGCAGGTCGTCAAGGTCCAGGTCCCGGCCGGTGAGGACTACACCCCGCAGATCCGTGACGTCCTGATCAAGTACACCAGCGAGTTCGAGCTGGTGAGCACGGAGACGATCCGCGGTGGCGCGCTGAGCGAGATCTTCTACACCGTGCGCCTGAAGAAGGGCGCCGAGCCCGGTGACCTGGTCGCCGCCCTCCAGGAACGCACGTCCGGCCAGCGCGTCACGGTGCTGACCGGCTACGACACCACGGACCTGTGA
- a CDS encoding polyphosphate polymerase domain-containing protein translates to MVFLSKAATAQESDQESDDPLHVASRLHAFNRFELKYLVPVDQAAEIRDELAERMDRDLHSPVGGYGVWSLYYDTPQLRFYWEKIEGLKFRRKLRIRHYGDLDGVTDEAPVCVEIKQRVNRVTQKRRITLPYGVARRLCDGREMVDHSPRESAFIQEVLDLIVRLNLRPTAITGYQREALVGRDADTGLRVTFDRRIRGRDRDFHFGIRTPENRFTIPPHMSVMEIKVNERTPHWITDLAARRNLNLVRISKYVQSVEAFGLAPRSVFHVDEADCPPPTPTEEQPLEQRPAQHLASSKAGAQ, encoded by the coding sequence ATGGTGTTCCTGTCGAAGGCAGCCACGGCGCAGGAGAGTGACCAGGAGAGCGACGACCCGTTGCACGTGGCCAGTCGGCTGCACGCGTTCAACCGGTTCGAGCTGAAGTACCTGGTCCCGGTCGACCAAGCCGCGGAGATCCGCGACGAACTGGCCGAGCGGATGGACCGTGATCTGCACAGTCCGGTCGGCGGGTACGGCGTGTGGAGCCTCTACTACGACACCCCTCAGCTCCGCTTCTACTGGGAGAAGATCGAGGGGCTGAAGTTCCGCCGCAAGCTGCGGATCCGGCACTACGGCGATCTCGACGGGGTCACCGACGAGGCACCGGTCTGCGTGGAGATCAAGCAGCGCGTCAACCGGGTCACGCAGAAGCGCCGCATCACCCTTCCCTACGGCGTGGCACGGCGGCTGTGCGACGGCCGGGAGATGGTGGACCACTCCCCCAGGGAGAGCGCCTTCATCCAGGAGGTCCTCGACCTGATCGTACGGCTGAACCTGCGGCCCACCGCGATCACCGGCTACCAGCGGGAGGCCCTGGTCGGGCGGGACGCCGACACCGGGCTGCGGGTCACCTTCGACCGCCGGATCCGCGGCCGGGACCGGGACTTCCACTTCGGCATCAGGACCCCGGAGAACCGGTTCACGATCCCGCCGCACATGTCGGTCATGGAGATCAAGGTCAACGAACGCACCCCCCACTGGATCACCGACCTGGCCGCCCGGCGCAACCTCAACCTCGTACGTATCTCGAAGTACGTGCAGTCCGTCGAGGCGTTCGGCCTGGCCCCGCGGTCGGTCTTCCACGTCGACGAGGCGGACTGTCCGCCCCCCACCCCCACCGAAGAACAGCCGCTGGAGCAGCGGCCGGCGCAGCACCTCGCGTCGTCGAAGGCAGGAGCACAGTGA
- a CDS encoding D-arabinono-1,4-lactone oxidase, translated as MTEALRNWAGNITYSAKELQRPRSLDALRSLVAGSSRARVLGSGHSFNLIADPGGEGVLLSLTALPPSVEVDTATRTVRVAGGVRYAELARTVHAHGLALPNMASLPHISVAGSVATGTHGSGNTNGSLASPVREVELVLADGSVLAVGRDDARFDGAVTSLGALGVVTALTLDLEPDFEVAQHVFGPLPLAGLDFETVSASAYSVSLFTDWRRSGFVQTWVKRRTDVPWDGFPWAEPAAEAMHPVPGMPAVNCTQQFGVPGPWHERLPHFRPEFTPSSGAELQSEYLLPRSYAVEALHAVDAIRGTVAPVLQICEVRTVAADSQWLSPAYGRDTVAFHFTWVEDTAAVLPVVRRLEEALAPFDARPHWGKVFAADASDLRGRYPRMGDFKALVDDLDPTGTFRNDFVGAVLGA; from the coding sequence ATGACTGAGGCTCTGAGGAACTGGGCGGGGAACATCACGTACTCCGCCAAGGAGCTGCAGCGTCCGCGCTCGCTCGACGCGCTCCGGTCCCTGGTCGCGGGCAGCAGCCGCGCACGGGTACTCGGCAGTGGGCACTCCTTCAACCTGATCGCCGACCCGGGCGGCGAGGGCGTCCTGCTCTCGCTGACCGCGCTGCCCCCGTCGGTCGAGGTGGACACGGCGACCCGTACGGTCCGGGTGGCCGGCGGCGTCCGGTACGCGGAACTGGCGCGGACGGTCCACGCACACGGCCTCGCCCTGCCCAACATGGCCTCGCTCCCGCACATCTCCGTGGCGGGCTCGGTGGCCACCGGCACCCATGGCTCGGGCAACACGAACGGCTCGCTGGCCTCCCCCGTCCGGGAGGTCGAGCTGGTCCTCGCCGACGGGTCGGTCCTGGCCGTCGGCCGCGACGACGCCCGTTTCGACGGCGCCGTGACCTCGCTGGGCGCCCTCGGCGTCGTCACCGCGCTCACCCTCGACCTGGAGCCGGACTTCGAGGTCGCCCAGCATGTGTTCGGCCCCCTGCCACTCGCCGGGCTGGACTTCGAGACGGTGTCGGCGTCGGCGTACAGCGTGAGTCTGTTCACCGACTGGCGGCGGTCCGGGTTCGTGCAGACATGGGTGAAGCGGCGTACCGACGTGCCGTGGGACGGCTTCCCGTGGGCCGAGCCCGCCGCCGAGGCGATGCATCCGGTGCCGGGGATGCCCGCCGTGAACTGCACGCAGCAGTTCGGCGTACCGGGCCCCTGGCACGAACGGCTGCCGCACTTCAGGCCCGAGTTCACCCCGAGCAGCGGGGCCGAGCTCCAGTCCGAGTACCTGCTGCCGCGTTCGTACGCCGTCGAGGCCCTGCACGCCGTCGACGCGATCCGCGGGACGGTCGCGCCGGTGCTGCAGATCTGCGAAGTGCGCACGGTCGCCGCCGACAGCCAGTGGCTGAGTCCGGCGTACGGGCGGGACACCGTGGCGTTCCACTTCACCTGGGTCGAGGACACGGCGGCGGTGCTGCCCGTGGTGCGGCGGCTGGAGGAGGCACTCGCGCCCTTCGACGCGCGCCCGCACTGGGGAAAGGTGTTCGCGGCGGACGCCTCCGACCTGCGCGGGCGCTATCCGCGGATGGGTGACTTCAAGGCCCTGGTGGACGACCTGGACCCGACGGGGACGTTCCGGAACGACTTCGTGGGCGCGGTGCTCGGCGCCTGA
- a CDS encoding radical SAM protein codes for MGSRTALVEDLMERFPHVPREAVFKEDLLRGGVAFDDSALSDNEGGDVKPKSYFIFSFDHGTLPELGEAALRRPPEEIILTGGPYDLRRTVVSVRVNPSSPYRVAAGPDGLLGLYLDGKRISDVGVPPMPEYYRHKLSNGKSVMEVAPTIQWGYLIYLTVFRVCQYFGAKEECQYCDINHNWRQQKAAGRPYTGVKDVDEVLEALEIIDRYDTAKTSTAYTLTGGAITSKLQGRDEADFYGMYAKAIEEHFPGRWIGKVVAQALPRDDVQRFKDYGVQIYHPNYEVWDEYLFKMYCPGKERYVGRDEWHKRILDSAEVFGARNVIPNFVAGVEMAEPFGFKTVDEAIASTTEGLRFFMSQGITPRFTTWCPEPTTPLGKANPNGAPLEYHIRLLEAYRSTMDDFGLASPPGYGPPGPGNAVFSVSSFMDSLPANAPVGEEREAGTGTRPGPGSAAGAGAGAGAGAGTGTGTGTDEVPVA; via the coding sequence ATGGGCAGCCGAACCGCGCTGGTCGAGGATCTGATGGAAAGGTTCCCGCACGTACCGCGCGAGGCGGTCTTCAAGGAAGACCTGCTCCGCGGGGGTGTGGCCTTCGACGACTCCGCGCTCAGCGACAACGAGGGCGGGGACGTCAAACCGAAGTCCTACTTCATCTTCTCCTTCGACCACGGCACCCTCCCCGAGCTGGGCGAGGCCGCCCTGCGCCGGCCGCCCGAGGAGATCATCCTCACCGGCGGCCCGTACGACCTGCGGCGGACCGTCGTCTCGGTCCGGGTGAACCCGTCCTCGCCCTACCGGGTCGCCGCCGGCCCCGACGGCCTGCTCGGGCTGTACCTGGACGGGAAGCGGATCTCGGACGTCGGGGTGCCGCCGATGCCGGAGTACTACCGGCACAAGCTCTCCAACGGGAAGTCCGTGATGGAGGTGGCCCCGACCATCCAGTGGGGCTACCTGATCTACCTCACGGTCTTCCGCGTCTGCCAGTACTTCGGCGCCAAGGAGGAGTGCCAGTACTGCGACATCAACCACAACTGGCGCCAGCAGAAGGCGGCGGGCCGCCCGTACACCGGGGTGAAGGACGTCGACGAGGTCCTTGAGGCGCTGGAGATCATCGACCGGTACGACACGGCGAAGACGTCCACCGCGTACACGCTGACCGGCGGCGCGATCACCTCCAAGCTGCAGGGCCGCGACGAGGCCGACTTCTACGGCATGTACGCCAAGGCCATCGAGGAGCACTTCCCCGGCCGGTGGATCGGCAAGGTCGTCGCCCAGGCGCTGCCCCGCGACGACGTGCAGCGGTTCAAGGACTACGGCGTGCAGATCTACCACCCCAACTACGAGGTGTGGGACGAGTACCTGTTCAAGATGTACTGCCCGGGCAAGGAGCGCTACGTCGGCCGCGACGAGTGGCACAAGCGCATCCTCGACTCCGCGGAGGTCTTCGGCGCGCGCAACGTGATCCCCAACTTCGTCGCGGGCGTGGAGATGGCCGAGCCCTTCGGCTTCAAGACGGTCGACGAGGCCATCGCGTCCACCACCGAGGGCCTGCGGTTCTTCATGTCGCAGGGCATCACGCCCCGCTTCACCACCTGGTGCCCCGAGCCGACGACCCCGCTCGGCAAGGCCAATCCGAACGGCGCGCCGCTGGAGTACCACATCCGGCTGCTTGAGGCCTACCGGTCGACGATGGACGACTTCGGGCTCGCCTCGCCGCCCGGCTACGGTCCGCCCGGACCGGGCAACGCGGTGTTCTCGGTCAGCTCCTTCATGGACAGCCTCCCGGCGAACGCGCCCGTGGGGGAGGAGAGGGAAGCGGGAACGGGAACGCGTCCGGGCCCGGGTTCGGCTGCTGGTGCTGGTGCTGGTGCTGGTGCTGGTGCTGGTACTGGTACTGGTACTGGTACGGACGAGGTTCCCGTGGCCTGA